In the Mytilus galloprovincialis chromosome 10, xbMytGall1.hap1.1, whole genome shotgun sequence genome, one interval contains:
- the LOC143049239 gene encoding uncharacterized protein LOC143049239 has product MTWKPLNGKLELKCKLDNLDLRISFTDPDGNERAYCLLPFPESDCYSHSQNDRIKQDLSTNETTIVVGEISRSTVNGTWSCFHGTNNEMSSVHVTEFKAEHTPAFINLIAPKYVKTNEKFVLDCSSSITPINFTAHIFVNGLLYTKLQRQSNGCWSSTKHSLCSEPACECSSDGHTYSVEYNGLPYEGTLTFSCQMDLPDVGLISDCKFVRICEDMELLLQSKKECEMNSTVNITCNVSGQFLRFGFAPWIHQVNGVFIRVLHGTLYDQKSVIQIESCNIEDAGDYLCRAWNEFYGERTWYTKQSTLVFKGPPVILDSWIYRQTHIILSVKYYSLTNILSTRWYFQTSPDDNTTHLTHTVSRKTVLLDVYGKIVPCEGFVANLSMPDDFFPKSGNVYTVILENEFGNTTKEFTGLLRKVRKSAGFQLYHIFWTVIVTAVCVVIFAGSNLMCYLNRYRNGCSTTSRSIYYAAPASDEPVQVYNIRMSDNLQQNSINNESGGGYIDVVNDYEEIDKDEIECQSIQDSPHYLELD; this is encoded by the exons ATGACATGGAAACCGTTGAATGGAAAATTGGAGCTAAAATGTAAACTTGACAATTTAGACTTACGAATATCATTTACGGATCCTGATGGGAACGAACGTGCATACTGTCTCCTTCCTTTTCCTGAATCAGACTGTTATTCTCATTCCCAAAATGACAGAATAAAACAAGATTTATCAACAAATGAAACTACTATTGTTGTTGGTGAAATCAGTAGGAGCACAGTCAACGGAACCTGGTCATGTTTTCATGGAACTAATAATGAAATGTCCAGCGTCCATGTAACTGAATTCAAAG CTGAACACACGCCtgcatttataaatttgattgCACCGAAGTATGTGAAGACTAACGAGAAATTTGTGCTCGACTGTTCGTCTAGCATTACACCTATCAATTTTACAGCTCACATTTTCGTGAATGGTTTATTGTATACGAAACTGCAGCGTCAATCAAACGGATGTTGGTCATCAACGAAGCATTCTTTGTGTTCCGAACCAGCTTGTGAATGTTCTTCAGATGGTCATACATACAGTGTGGAATATAATGGCTTACCATACGAAGGGACACTTACATTTTCTTGTCAGATGGACCTACCTGATGTGGGTTTGATATCAGATTGTAAATTTGTACGAATATGTG AAGATATGGAACTACTTCTTCAATCAAAGAAAGAATGTGAAATGAACTCGACTGTTAATATAACATGTAATGTATCTGGACAGTTTTTGAGATTTGGATTTGCGCCATGGATTCATCAAGTTAATGGTGTATTTATACGAGTATTGCATGGTACACTTTATGATCAGAAGTCAGTGATACAAATAGAGTCATGTAACATTGAGGATGCCGGAGACTATCTATGTCGAGCTTGGAATGAATTCTATGGAGAGCGAACATGGTATACAAAACAGAGTACACTGGTTTTCAAAG GTCCGCCAGTCATTTTAGATTCATGGATTTATAGACAGACACATATTATCCTTTCGGTCAAATATTATTCTTTGACAAACATACTTTCCACTAGATGGTATTTCCAGACAAGCCCTGATGATAATACAACTCACCTAACACATACCGTATCACGGAAAACAGTGCTATTAGATGTGTATGGCAAGATAGTACCATGCGAAGGATTTGTTGCAAACTTGTCCATGCCTGATGACTTCTTTCCAAAATCTGGAAATGTTTATACTGTTATACTTGAAAACGAATTCGGAAATACAACAAAGGAATTTACAGGATTATTGAGAAAAG TCCGCAAATCAGCAGGATTTCAACTATATCATATCTTTTGGACCGTGATTGTCACAGCTGTTTGTGTCGTTATATTTGCTGGAAGCAATCTGATGTGTTACTTGAATAGATATAGGA ATGGGTGTAGCACTACATCTAGATCAAT ATATTATGCAGCACCAGCTTCAGATGAACCGGTGCAGGTATATAATATAAGAATGTCTGACAATCTTCAACAAAACAGTATAAATAATGAGAGTGGTGGAGGTTATATTGATGTCGTAAATGATTATGAAGAAATCGACAAAGATGAAATTGAATGCCAGAGTATTCAAGATAGTCCTCATTATTTGGAATTAGATTAA